One genomic window of Gossypium hirsutum isolate 1008001.06 chromosome D11, Gossypium_hirsutum_v2.1, whole genome shotgun sequence includes the following:
- the LOC107912608 gene encoding probable serine/threonine-protein kinase WNK11 isoform X1 → MMPAASTNMSDREGESFVEVDPTGRFGRYNDLLGAGAVKKVYRAFDQEEGIEVAWNQVKLTNFSEDPVLINRLQSEVQLLRTLKNKYIIVCYSVWRDREHNTLNFITEVCTSGNLRSYRKKHRHVSIKALKKWSKQVLEGLEYLHTHDPCIIHRDLNCSNIFINGNIGQVKIGDLGLAAIVGRSHCAHSIIGTPEYMAPELYEEDYTEMVDIYSFGMCLLEMVTMEIPYSECDSVAKIYKKVTSGVRPRALNTVPDPEVKAFIEKCIAQPRARPSASELLKDPFFSDLKDDEIDSVSI, encoded by the exons ATG ATGCCGGCTGCTAGCACCAATATGTCTGACCGAGAGGGAGAATCATTTGTTGAGGTTGATCCCACTGGTCGCTTTGGGCGCTATAATGATTTGCTTGGTGCGGGTGCAGTGAAGAAGGTTTACAGGGCATTTGATCAGGAGGAAGGTATAGAGGTGGCCTGGAATCAAGTGAAATTGACCAACTTCAGTGAAGACCCTGTGCTTATCAATAGGCTTCAATCCGAGGTACAGTTGCTGAGAACGTTGAAAAACAAGTATATCATTGTTTGCTACAGTGTCTGGAGGGATCGAGAACATAACACATTAAATTTTATCACTGAGGTCTGCACATCGGGAAACTTGAGATCTTACAGGAAAAAGCATCGCCACGTGTCCATTAAGGCCTTGAAGAAGTGGTCAAAGCAGGTACTTGAAGGATTGGAATATCTCCATACACATGACCCTTGCATTATTCACAGAGATCTAAATTGCAGCAACATCTTCATCAATGGGAACATTGGCCAA GTGAAAATTGGCGACCTGGGACTTGCGGCAATAGTTGGGAGAAGCCATTGTGCACATTCCATAATAGGGACACCGGAATATATGGCACCGGAGCTTTACGAGGAAGATTACACAGAGATGGTGGATATATACTCGTTTGGAATGTGCTTGCTTGAGATGGTGACAATGGAGATACCTTATAGCGAATGTGACAGTGTTGCCAAAATATACAAGAAGGTGACCTCTGGCGTGAGACCCCGAGCCTTGAACACAGTCCCAGATCCAGAAGTGAAGGCATTTATCGAGAAATGCATAGCCCAGCCAAGGGCAAGACCTTCAGCTTCTGAACTTCTCAAGGACCCCTTCTTTTCTGACCTCAAAGATGATGAGATAGACTCGGTGTCCATTTGA
- the LOC107912608 gene encoding probable serine/threonine-protein kinase WNK11 isoform X2 → MPAASTNMSDREGESFVEVDPTGRFGRYNDLLGAGAVKKVYRAFDQEEGIEVAWNQVKLTNFSEDPVLINRLQSEVQLLRTLKNKYIIVCYSVWRDREHNTLNFITEVCTSGNLRSYRKKHRHVSIKALKKWSKQVLEGLEYLHTHDPCIIHRDLNCSNIFINGNIGQVKIGDLGLAAIVGRSHCAHSIIGTPEYMAPELYEEDYTEMVDIYSFGMCLLEMVTMEIPYSECDSVAKIYKKVTSGVRPRALNTVPDPEVKAFIEKCIAQPRARPSASELLKDPFFSDLKDDEIDSVSI, encoded by the exons ATGCCGGCTGCTAGCACCAATATGTCTGACCGAGAGGGAGAATCATTTGTTGAGGTTGATCCCACTGGTCGCTTTGGGCGCTATAATGATTTGCTTGGTGCGGGTGCAGTGAAGAAGGTTTACAGGGCATTTGATCAGGAGGAAGGTATAGAGGTGGCCTGGAATCAAGTGAAATTGACCAACTTCAGTGAAGACCCTGTGCTTATCAATAGGCTTCAATCCGAGGTACAGTTGCTGAGAACGTTGAAAAACAAGTATATCATTGTTTGCTACAGTGTCTGGAGGGATCGAGAACATAACACATTAAATTTTATCACTGAGGTCTGCACATCGGGAAACTTGAGATCTTACAGGAAAAAGCATCGCCACGTGTCCATTAAGGCCTTGAAGAAGTGGTCAAAGCAGGTACTTGAAGGATTGGAATATCTCCATACACATGACCCTTGCATTATTCACAGAGATCTAAATTGCAGCAACATCTTCATCAATGGGAACATTGGCCAA GTGAAAATTGGCGACCTGGGACTTGCGGCAATAGTTGGGAGAAGCCATTGTGCACATTCCATAATAGGGACACCGGAATATATGGCACCGGAGCTTTACGAGGAAGATTACACAGAGATGGTGGATATATACTCGTTTGGAATGTGCTTGCTTGAGATGGTGACAATGGAGATACCTTATAGCGAATGTGACAGTGTTGCCAAAATATACAAGAAGGTGACCTCTGGCGTGAGACCCCGAGCCTTGAACACAGTCCCAGATCCAGAAGTGAAGGCATTTATCGAGAAATGCATAGCCCAGCCAAGGGCAAGACCTTCAGCTTCTGAACTTCTCAAGGACCCCTTCTTTTCTGACCTCAAAGATGATGAGATAGACTCGGTGTCCATTTGA
- the LOC107912609 gene encoding thymidine kinase a encodes MASCKSSIALNLTDRVGSSYPPRVSGEIHVIIGPMFAGKTTSLLRRIRYERNNGRNVAMIKSSKDTRYAIDSVVTHDGVKFPCWALPDLTSFRHNVGEDAYEKLDVIGIDEAQFFEDLYDFCCKAADNDGKTVILSGLDGDYLRRSFGSVLDIIPLADTVTKLTARCEVCGKKAFFTFRKTAATQTELIGGADLYMPVCRQHYVKGQTVVETSRIVLESTSVHHQTTQLSCLEAATAAAAAVLQSQ; translated from the exons ATGGCCTCTTGTAAGTCTTCTATTGCACTAAACTTAACAGATCGCGTCGGATCTTCCTATCCTCCACGTGTTTCCGGCGAGATCCACGTCATCATCGGCCCCATGTTTGCCGGCAAGACTACTTCTCTCCTCCGTCGGATCAGATATGAACGCAACAATGGCCG AAACGTCGCAATGATAAAATCGAGCAAGGATACAAGGTACGCCATTGACTCAGTGGTAACTCACGACGGAGTGAAATTCCCATGTTGGGCATTGCCGGATCTCACTTCTTTTCGACACAATGTCGGAGAAGATGCTTATGAAAAG CTGGATGTGATTGGCATAGACGAAGCACAATTTTTCGAAGATTTGTACGATTTCTGCTGCAAAGCTGCCGACAATGATGGCAAAACAGTAATTTTATCTGGCTTAGACGGGGATTATTTGAG AAGGAGCTTTGGGTCAGTTCTGGACATAATTCCGCTAGCTGATACAGTAACAAAGTTAACCGCAAGATGCGAAGTGTGTGGGAAAAAGGCATTTTTCACATTCAGGAAAACAGCAGCGACCCAAACGGAACTGATCGGAGGGGCAGATTTATACATGCCTGTTTGTCGACAGCATTATGTCAAAGGACAAACGGTTGTTGAAACTTCGAGGATTGTTCTTGAATCAACAAGTGTTCATCATCAAACAACTCAATTATCTTGCCTTGAAGCAGCAactgcagcagcagcagcagtacTTCAATCTCAGTAA